The proteins below come from a single Burkholderia sp. FERM BP-3421 genomic window:
- a CDS encoding sulfite exporter TauE/SafE family protein, whose translation MLLPYLLIVLIGVTAGVVSGVIGTGASIMLLPPLVFYFGPRQAIPIMAIAAVLGNVSRVYVWRRDIAWRACLVYAAAAAPAAALGAHTLWMLKPQWVDCALGVFFLAMIPYRRFASRRHVTLTAWQLFIAGALVGYLTGIVFSTGPLTLPIFSAYGLVKGGLLATEAAASLVVYAGKLAAFEQLGGLPLDVVAKGVLVGLSLSAGISVGKAVLQRLSVNAFHTLLDLVMLSAGTTMLWGAIR comes from the coding sequence ATGCTGCTGCCCTACCTGCTCATCGTGCTCATCGGCGTCACCGCGGGCGTCGTCAGCGGCGTGATCGGGACCGGCGCATCGATCATGTTGCTGCCGCCGCTGGTGTTCTATTTCGGTCCGCGGCAGGCGATTCCGATCATGGCGATCGCCGCCGTGCTCGGCAATGTCTCGCGCGTCTACGTCTGGCGGCGGGACATCGCCTGGCGCGCCTGCCTCGTCTACGCGGCGGCCGCCGCGCCGGCGGCCGCGCTCGGCGCGCATACGCTGTGGATGCTCAAGCCGCAGTGGGTGGACTGCGCGCTCGGGGTGTTCTTCCTCGCGATGATTCCCTATCGGCGCTTCGCCAGCCGGCGCCACGTCACGCTCACGGCCTGGCAGCTGTTCATCGCGGGTGCGCTGGTCGGCTACCTGACGGGCATCGTGTTCTCGACCGGCCCGCTGACGCTGCCGATCTTCTCCGCGTACGGCCTCGTCAAGGGCGGCCTGCTCGCCACCGAAGCCGCCGCCTCGCTCGTGGTGTACGCCGGCAAGCTCGCCGCGTTCGAGCAGCTGGGCGGCCTGCCGCTCGACGTCGTGGCCAAGGGCGTGCTGGTCGGGCTGTCGCTGTCGGCCGGCATTTCCGTCGGCAAGGCGGTGCTGCAACGCCTGTCGGTCAACGCGTTCCATACGCTGCTCGACCTCGTGATGCTGTCCGCGGGCACCACCATGCTGTGGGGCGCGATACGTTAG
- the flgL gene encoding flagellar hook-associated protein FlgL → MRISTSQFYSQNVSTMNNQQAQLSQLYQQIASGVSLTTPADNPLNAAQAVQLSMTSATLTQYSANQSSALTSLQMEYQTLTSVNSVLNNIYQTVMSAGKGTLSDSDRSALAAQMQGARDQLLNLANSTDGSGNYVFSGFQANTPPFTNKAGGGVSYSGDGGQRVVQITANSTVAQSDDGASVFQSVPMLGSSPVPAAGASNTGTGAIGAVTITDPTATSNTQQFTITFGGTAAAPTYTVTPSAVTPPTPQPYTSGAAIALGNGEKVAISGTPAAGDTFTVTPAPQSGTDIFGALDTMIAALQQPVGSSTVAATALQNIMTTGATKLTNTMTNVLTVQASVSGRAQEVQAMQTVTTNNSLQTSNSLADLTSTNMPAAISQFLQVQNALTATQKTFVQMQNLSLFQYINP, encoded by the coding sequence ATGCGCATCTCCACTTCCCAGTTCTACAGCCAGAACGTCAGCACGATGAACAACCAGCAGGCCCAGCTGTCGCAGCTGTACCAGCAGATTGCGAGTGGCGTCTCGCTGACGACGCCCGCCGACAATCCGCTCAACGCGGCGCAGGCGGTGCAGCTGTCGATGACCTCGGCGACGCTCACGCAGTACAGCGCGAACCAGTCGTCGGCGCTGACCTCGCTGCAGATGGAGTACCAGACGCTGACCAGCGTCAACTCGGTGCTGAACAACATCTACCAGACGGTGATGAGCGCGGGCAAGGGCACGCTGTCCGACAGCGACCGCTCGGCGCTGGCCGCGCAGATGCAGGGCGCGCGCGACCAGCTGCTGAATCTCGCGAATTCGACGGACGGCTCGGGCAACTACGTGTTCTCGGGCTTCCAGGCGAACACGCCGCCGTTCACGAACAAGGCGGGCGGCGGGGTGTCGTACAGCGGCGACGGCGGCCAGCGGGTCGTGCAGATCACGGCGAACAGCACGGTCGCGCAGAGCGACGACGGCGCGAGCGTGTTCCAGTCCGTGCCGATGCTCGGCAGCTCGCCGGTGCCGGCCGCGGGCGCGTCGAACACGGGCACGGGCGCGATCGGCGCGGTGACGATCACCGACCCGACGGCGACGAGCAACACGCAACAGTTCACGATCACGTTCGGCGGGACCGCGGCCGCGCCGACCTACACGGTGACGCCGTCGGCCGTCACGCCGCCGACCCCGCAGCCGTACACGAGCGGCGCGGCGATCGCGCTGGGCAACGGCGAGAAGGTGGCGATCTCGGGCACGCCGGCGGCGGGCGACACGTTCACGGTGACGCCGGCGCCGCAGTCGGGCACCGACATCTTCGGCGCGCTCGACACGATGATCGCCGCGCTGCAGCAGCCGGTGGGCAGCAGCACCGTCGCGGCGACCGCGTTGCAGAACATCATGACGACGGGCGCGACGAAGCTCACCAACACGATGACGAACGTGCTGACCGTGCAGGCTTCGGTGAGCGGGCGCGCGCAGGAAGTGCAGGCGATGCAGACGGTGACGACGAACAATTCGCTGCAGACCTCGAATTCGCTGGCCGACCTGACGAGCACCAACATGCCGGCGGCGATCAGCCAGTTCCTGCAGGTGCAGAACGCGCTGACGGCGACGCAGAAGACCTTCGTGCAGATGCAGAACCTGTCGCTGTTCCAGTACATCAATCCCTGA
- a CDS encoding M24 family metallopeptidase, whose product MNVSTAHAAERVGPAFSADGMLLAREQTRRAIHDIASRVAPGMREEEAVTMAKQRLAEAGMTLSWHPTRVRFGRNTLKPMKRSSEPGVVLRDGDLFFIDIAPRVGAWEGDGGASFVAGAHAEHARCAADAERLFHDVRGVWASRGLSGQALYAYAAETARKMGWDLNLDLPGHRVADFPHAALHTGALADLDVAPSALRWILEVHLLDPARRFGAFFEDMLLDDTYYA is encoded by the coding sequence ATGAATGTGTCGACTGCGCACGCGGCCGAGCGCGTGGGCCCCGCCTTTTCGGCGGATGGCATGCTGCTCGCCCGCGAGCAAACCCGTCGCGCGATCCACGATATCGCGAGCCGCGTCGCGCCCGGCATGCGCGAGGAGGAGGCGGTGACGATGGCGAAGCAGCGCCTGGCCGAAGCCGGCATGACGCTGAGCTGGCATCCGACCCGCGTGCGCTTCGGCCGCAATACGCTCAAGCCGATGAAGCGGTCGTCCGAACCGGGCGTCGTGCTGCGCGACGGCGATCTGTTCTTCATCGACATCGCGCCGCGCGTGGGCGCGTGGGAGGGCGACGGCGGCGCGAGCTTCGTGGCCGGCGCGCACGCGGAGCATGCGCGCTGCGCGGCGGATGCGGAGCGCCTGTTCCATGACGTGCGCGGGGTGTGGGCGAGCCGCGGGCTCAGCGGGCAGGCGCTGTATGCCTATGCGGCGGAGACGGCGCGCAAGATGGGGTGGGACTTGAATCTCGACTTGCCCGGCCATCGGGTCGCCGATTTTCCGCACGCGGCGCTGCATACGGGCGCGCTTGCGGACCTCGACGTCGCGCCGTCGGCGCTGCGGTGGATCCTGGAGGTTCATTTGCTCGATCCGGCGCGCCGCTTCGGCGCGTTCTTCGAGGACATGCTGCTGGACGACACGTACTACGCGTGA
- a CDS encoding chromate transporter yields MNATLLALAHIFTELSLLAFGGGNTILPEMQRQVVDVHGWMSAQEFTALFALAQAAPGPNMMIVPLVGWHVAGWPGLFVSSLAKFGPSSLVTIGALHAWERFKDRPWRRYVQLGMMPVTAGLVAASAALITEASNRSAVQWGITALCAALAYRTRIHPLWLLAGGALVGLLAGLIG; encoded by the coding sequence ATGAACGCCACCTTGCTCGCGCTCGCGCATATCTTCACCGAGCTGTCGCTGCTCGCGTTCGGCGGCGGCAATACGATCCTGCCGGAGATGCAGCGGCAGGTGGTCGACGTGCACGGCTGGATGAGCGCGCAGGAATTCACCGCGCTGTTCGCGCTCGCGCAGGCCGCGCCCGGACCGAACATGATGATCGTGCCGCTGGTCGGCTGGCATGTCGCGGGCTGGCCCGGGCTCTTCGTGTCGTCGCTCGCGAAGTTCGGGCCGTCGTCGCTCGTGACGATCGGCGCGCTGCACGCATGGGAGCGCTTCAAGGACCGACCGTGGCGGCGCTACGTGCAGCTCGGCATGATGCCCGTGACGGCGGGGCTCGTGGCCGCGAGCGCGGCCCTGATCACCGAGGCCTCGAATCGCAGTGCGGTGCAGTGGGGCATCACCGCGCTGTGCGCCGCGCTCGCCTACCGCACGCGGATCCATCCGCTGTGGCTGCTCGCGGGCGGCGCGCTCGTCGGCCTGCTGGCCGGCCTGATCGGTTGA
- a CDS encoding GlxA family transcriptional regulator translates to MTRSIGLVAPPDAQALDLSGPLDVFAEANRFLLPDARYEAAVIGIEPGAVRCSNGMLVQPQHHYRDANRAFDLLLVAGGPSVPALAPPAPFEAWLRHAAGRAARFGSICNGAFLLARAGLLAGRTVTTHWNDAAALAALCPDARVEADRLYVCDGALCTSAGVTAGIDLALFLVALDHGQDLALNVAKRLVVFMQRAGGQSQFSPYLMPFAAPESPIAHVQQHILANLAGTLDLHALARVANMSVRNFSRVFLREARVSPAEFVERARVDAARRLLERGRKPLKTIAAECGFRDGQHLREVFRRRLGVAPLQYRSSFGGIGEPRARDDA, encoded by the coding sequence ATGACCCGATCCATCGGCCTCGTCGCGCCGCCCGACGCACAGGCGCTCGACCTCAGCGGGCCGCTCGACGTCTTCGCCGAAGCCAATCGCTTCCTGCTGCCCGACGCACGCTACGAGGCTGCGGTCATCGGCATCGAACCCGGTGCGGTGCGCTGCTCCAACGGCATGCTGGTGCAGCCGCAGCATCACTACCGCGACGCGAACCGCGCCTTCGACCTGCTGCTGGTCGCGGGCGGCCCGTCGGTGCCCGCGCTCGCGCCGCCGGCGCCGTTCGAGGCCTGGCTGCGCCACGCGGCCGGCCGGGCCGCGCGCTTTGGTTCGATCTGCAACGGCGCGTTCCTGCTGGCCCGCGCGGGGCTGCTGGCCGGACGCACCGTCACGACCCACTGGAACGACGCGGCCGCGCTGGCCGCGCTGTGCCCCGACGCGCGCGTCGAGGCGGACCGGCTCTATGTCTGCGACGGCGCGCTGTGCACCTCCGCGGGCGTCACGGCGGGCATCGACCTCGCCTTGTTCCTGGTCGCGCTCGACCACGGGCAGGACCTCGCGCTCAACGTCGCGAAGCGGCTCGTCGTGTTCATGCAGCGCGCCGGCGGGCAATCGCAGTTCAGCCCCTATCTGATGCCGTTCGCCGCCCCGGAATCGCCGATCGCGCACGTGCAGCAGCACATCCTCGCGAACCTCGCGGGCACATTGGACCTGCACGCGCTCGCGCGCGTCGCCAACATGAGCGTGCGGAATTTTTCTCGGGTGTTCCTGCGGGAGGCCCGCGTGTCGCCGGCGGAATTCGTCGAACGGGCGCGAGTGGACGCGGCGCGCCGGCTGCTGGAGCGCGGGCGCAAGCCGCTCAAGACGATCGCGGCCGAGTGCGGCTTTCGCGACGGCCAGCACTTGCGCGAGGTGTTCCGTCGCCGCCTCGGCGTCGCGCCGCTGCAATACCGTTCGAGCTTCGGCGGGATCGGCGAGCCGCGGGCCCGCGACGATGCCTGA
- a CDS encoding solute carrier family 23 protein, with protein MADSYFPRWRLQARGDAHRVVGPDERLSWPQMVAMGVQHVVAMFGSTVLAPLLMGFDPNLCIFMSGVGTLLFFVLVGGRVPSYLGSSFAFIGLVIAVTGYGGSGPNLAIPVALGGIIACGVVYMAIGLIVSALGTRWIETLMPPVVTGAIVAVIGLNLAPVAVKGVSGSSFDSTMALVTVLCVGGVAVFARGMLQRLLILVGLAIAYLIYAVTTNGFGLGKPIDFSIVAHAAWFGVPHFTAPVFDPRAMLLLAPIAVILVAENLGHLKAVGAMTGHSLDRYVGRAFIGDGLATIVSGSVGGTGVTTYAENIGVMAVTRIYSTLVFVVAALIAIVLGFSPKFGAVIQTIPGPVLGGVSIVVFGLIAVTGARIWVVNKVDFSDNRNLIVAAVTLVLGAGDFSLKFGGFALGGIGTATFGAILLYALLRREKEPGPVL; from the coding sequence ATGGCCGATTCCTATTTCCCGCGCTGGCGCTTGCAGGCGCGCGGCGACGCGCACCGCGTCGTCGGCCCCGACGAGCGCCTGTCCTGGCCGCAGATGGTGGCGATGGGCGTGCAGCACGTGGTCGCGATGTTCGGTTCGACCGTGCTCGCGCCGCTGCTGATGGGCTTCGACCCGAATCTGTGCATCTTCATGTCCGGCGTCGGCACGCTGTTGTTCTTCGTGCTCGTGGGCGGGCGCGTGCCCAGCTACCTCGGCTCCAGCTTCGCGTTCATCGGCCTCGTGATCGCGGTGACGGGCTACGGCGGGTCCGGCCCGAACCTCGCGATCCCGGTCGCGCTCGGCGGGATCATCGCGTGCGGCGTGGTCTACATGGCGATCGGCCTGATCGTGTCGGCGCTCGGCACCCGCTGGATCGAAACGCTGATGCCGCCCGTCGTCACCGGCGCGATCGTCGCGGTGATCGGCCTCAATCTCGCCCCGGTCGCGGTCAAGGGCGTGAGCGGCTCGAGCTTCGATTCGACGATGGCGCTCGTCACCGTGCTGTGCGTGGGCGGCGTCGCGGTGTTCGCACGCGGCATGCTGCAGCGCCTCCTGATCCTGGTCGGCCTCGCGATCGCCTACCTGATCTATGCGGTGACCACCAACGGCTTCGGGCTCGGCAAGCCGATCGACTTCTCGATCGTCGCGCACGCCGCCTGGTTCGGCGTGCCGCATTTCACCGCGCCGGTGTTCGATCCGCGCGCGATGCTGCTGCTCGCGCCGATCGCGGTGATCCTGGTCGCCGAGAATCTCGGCCACCTGAAGGCGGTCGGCGCGATGACGGGGCACAGCCTCGACCGCTACGTCGGCCGCGCGTTCATCGGCGACGGGCTCGCGACCATCGTGTCGGGCAGCGTCGGCGGCACGGGCGTGACGACCTACGCCGAGAACATCGGCGTGATGGCGGTCACGCGCATCTATTCGACGCTGGTGTTCGTGGTCGCCGCGCTGATCGCGATCGTGCTCGGCTTCTCGCCGAAGTTCGGCGCGGTGATCCAGACGATTCCGGGCCCGGTGCTGGGCGGCGTGTCGATCGTCGTGTTCGGCCTGATCGCGGTCACCGGCGCGCGCATCTGGGTGGTCAACAAGGTCGATTTCTCGGACAACCGCAACCTGATCGTCGCCGCGGTCACGCTGGTGCTCGGCGCGGGCGACTTCTCGCTGAAGTTCGGCGGCTTCGCGCTCGGCGGGATCGGCACCGCGACGTTCGGCGCGATCCTGCTGTACGCGCTGCTGCGCAGGGAAAAGGAGCCCGGCCCGGTGCTGTGA
- a CDS encoding galactose oxidase-like domain-containing protein, producing the protein MAAGLTASGVATAALLGTAQGNAQRGGTASQNPGGGIPEQGDSIRGVFSPVVNWPFIPIHAVMTKDGRVLTYGSTKQGFQSGMFFYDVWSPFLGTGPGAHQTLPNTTQVDLFCSSQLNLADGTVGIFGGDVTVGTSDGTGYSTNAATNSSITIYNPAASDAKQQLLKQNSAMLLPRWYSTATVLPNNEIYLQGGTGGNSYPEIRGVPDGAHRLLNGAYTGGYDDWYPRNFVGPNGKIFGKSGARFFEVDTRGNGSVRTLNSAAPYNPFAAGSRGEAVVMFAPGRILVVGTGGDARTASVIDINRMEASGSGASSTPSAVPTVVSTSKLKRPRTWGHATVLPNGQVFVNGGSLGYNELATSSYTSELYEPATNTWTDGAVAAHSRMYHATSLLLADGTVLTGGGGASTPTYPGPEFPANTHAEIYYPPYLFNADGTRATRPAIDSAPLTATAGGVLTLTSADAGSIKRITLVKTGSTTHSFNMEQRFIELAFVQQGVKLDAALTNDRHQFTPGMYMVFVINANGVPSEASLVRIDPSPTLAATATRTLRIMPLGDALTYGYINLPGTNYSGYRAPLQELLAQKTLNYQFVGSIYPGNGVYGIDTHHEGHPGMLIGDMTAYAGNWVRTAKPGFVLLQMGFTDMLTNYQVDTAPARLGKLVDTIRAAAPGVKIVLSTLAPTPDAATQARIGRFNAQVVGLANSAAAQYGDVFLVDAATLVPKIGVDYYDALYPNDAGHRKLAGIWLDGIVRALQSTSASKPA; encoded by the coding sequence ATGGCAGCCGGGCTGACTGCATCGGGCGTCGCAACCGCCGCCCTGCTCGGAACGGCACAGGGCAATGCGCAGCGTGGTGGAACCGCATCGCAGAACCCGGGCGGAGGGATTCCGGAGCAGGGCGATTCGATCCGAGGCGTTTTTTCGCCGGTCGTGAATTGGCCGTTCATTCCGATTCACGCGGTGATGACCAAGGACGGCCGCGTTCTGACCTACGGCAGCACCAAGCAGGGATTTCAGTCGGGGATGTTCTTCTACGATGTGTGGTCCCCCTTCCTGGGCACGGGTCCAGGTGCGCATCAGACGTTGCCGAACACGACCCAGGTCGATCTTTTCTGCAGCTCGCAACTCAATCTGGCCGACGGCACGGTCGGCATTTTTGGCGGCGACGTCACGGTCGGGACCAGCGACGGCACCGGCTACTCGACCAACGCCGCCACCAATTCATCGATCACGATCTACAACCCGGCCGCGTCGGATGCGAAGCAGCAGCTGCTCAAGCAGAACAGCGCGATGCTGCTGCCCAGGTGGTATTCCACCGCGACGGTATTGCCGAACAACGAAATCTATCTGCAGGGCGGCACGGGCGGCAATAGCTATCCCGAGATCCGGGGCGTGCCGGACGGCGCGCATCGCCTGCTGAACGGTGCTTATACAGGCGGTTACGACGACTGGTATCCGCGCAACTTCGTCGGCCCGAACGGCAAGATCTTCGGCAAATCCGGCGCGAGGTTCTTCGAGGTCGACACCCGAGGAAACGGCTCCGTCCGGACGTTGAACAGCGCGGCGCCTTACAACCCGTTTGCCGCCGGCAGCCGCGGCGAGGCGGTCGTGATGTTCGCCCCGGGCCGGATCCTGGTGGTCGGCACGGGCGGCGACGCCCGTACCGCCAGCGTGATCGACATCAACCGGATGGAGGCGTCGGGCTCCGGGGCGTCGTCGACGCCGAGCGCCGTTCCGACCGTCGTGTCGACGTCGAAGCTGAAGCGCCCGCGGACCTGGGGACATGCGACCGTGCTGCCGAACGGCCAGGTGTTCGTCAACGGGGGATCGCTGGGGTACAACGAGCTGGCGACGAGCAGCTATACCTCCGAGCTTTACGAGCCCGCGACCAATACCTGGACGGACGGCGCCGTCGCGGCGCATTCGCGGATGTATCACGCCACCTCGTTGCTGCTGGCCGACGGCACCGTGCTGACGGGCGGCGGCGGGGCCAGTACGCCGACCTATCCCGGCCCCGAGTTTCCCGCCAACACCCATGCGGAGATCTACTATCCGCCCTACCTGTTCAACGCGGACGGCACGCGCGCGACGCGCCCGGCGATCGATTCGGCGCCGCTGACGGCAACGGCCGGCGGCGTGCTCACGCTGACGTCGGCCGACGCCGGCTCGATCAAACGCATCACGCTGGTGAAGACCGGGTCGACGACGCATTCGTTCAACATGGAGCAGCGCTTCATCGAGCTGGCGTTCGTGCAGCAGGGCGTGAAGCTGGATGCGGCCTTGACCAACGACAGGCATCAGTTCACACCGGGCATGTACATGGTTTTCGTGATCAACGCGAACGGCGTGCCGTCCGAGGCGAGCCTCGTGCGGATCGATCCGAGCCCGACGCTCGCCGCGACGGCAACCCGGACGCTGCGCATCATGCCCTTGGGCGACGCGCTGACGTACGGCTATATCAATCTGCCGGGGACGAACTACTCGGGTTATCGCGCGCCTTTGCAGGAATTGCTGGCGCAGAAGACGCTCAACTATCAGTTCGTCGGTTCGATCTATCCGGGCAACGGCGTCTACGGCATCGATACTCATCACGAAGGTCATCCGGGCATGCTGATCGGCGACATGACGGCGTACGCCGGGAATTGGGTGAGAACCGCGAAGCCCGGCTTTGTCCTGTTGCAAATGGGTTTCACCGACATGCTGACCAACTACCAGGTCGACACCGCGCCGGCGAGGCTGGGGAAGCTCGTGGATACGATTCGCGCGGCCGCGCCCGGCGTGAAGATCGTCTTGTCGACGCTCGCGCCGACCCCGGATGCGGCAACGCAAGCCCGCATCGGCCGGTTCAATGCCCAGGTGGTCGGCTTGGCGAACAGCGCAGCGGCGCAATATGGGGATGTGTTCCTGGTCGACGCCGCCACGCTGGTTCCCAAGATCGGGGTGGACTACTACGACGCGCTCTATCCCAACGACGCCGGCCACCGGAAACTCGCGGGCATCTGGCTGGACGGCATCGTGCGCGCCTTGCAATCGACCTCGGCGTCGAAACCCGCGTGA
- a CDS encoding chromate transporter codes for MQVPSSDARAGRRPVGCAELFIGFLSLGLMSFGGALPFARRTIVEERRWLSADEFTDLLGLCQFLPGGNVINLSVAVGMRFRGVPGALAGLLGLIAGPTLVVVGLGVLYAKTQSDPRVQHLFGGLAAAAAGLLIAMAVKVVKPLRRARAGACVAALAFAAIALLRLPLLTTMLVLTPLSIWLAARRDAAGAAR; via the coding sequence ATGCAAGTGCCTTCTTCCGATGCGCGCGCCGGCCGCCGCCCCGTCGGCTGCGCCGAACTCTTCATCGGGTTTCTCAGCCTCGGCCTGATGTCGTTCGGCGGCGCGCTGCCGTTTGCGCGCCGCACGATCGTCGAGGAGCGCCGCTGGCTCAGCGCGGACGAATTCACCGACCTGCTCGGCCTGTGCCAGTTCCTGCCCGGCGGCAACGTGATCAACCTGTCGGTGGCGGTCGGCATGCGCTTTCGCGGCGTGCCGGGCGCGCTCGCGGGGCTGCTCGGCCTGATCGCCGGCCCCACCCTGGTGGTCGTCGGGCTCGGCGTGCTGTATGCGAAGACCCAGAGCGATCCGCGCGTGCAGCACCTGTTCGGCGGCCTGGCCGCCGCGGCCGCCGGCCTGCTGATCGCGATGGCCGTGAAGGTCGTGAAGCCGCTGCGCCGTGCGCGCGCCGGCGCGTGCGTCGCGGCGCTCGCGTTCGCGGCGATCGCGCTGCTGCGCCTGCCGCTCCTCACCACGATGCTCGTGCTCACGCCGCTCAGCATCTGGCTCGCGGCGCGCCGCGACGCGGCGGGAGCGGCGCGATGA
- a CDS encoding transcriptional regulator GcvA gives MTRVLPPFPALRAFEAAARHESFSAAGDELHVTHGAISRQIAAFESWLGKPVFHRHGRRVSLTDEGRRYLAAVEMAFDNLESATEQLRRTGETRVLRINALPTFAMKWLLPRLSRFQREAPNVELKLSTSNAPPAALDAFDVAIRRGPARWPNCASGRFLDESVIPVCSPALLKRAPIANAQDLARHVLLHSDTRPEAWRDWFAAAGVPMKGRKKQSFDHFYLALQAAVDGLGVALGPLPMIADELAGGRLVTPLDGPRIATRSYWWIARRELADEPLVSRFCAWLEAQAAST, from the coding sequence ATGACCCGCGTCCTGCCCCCATTCCCCGCGCTGCGCGCCTTCGAGGCCGCCGCAAGACATGAAAGCTTCAGCGCCGCCGGCGACGAGCTGCATGTGACTCACGGCGCCATCAGCCGGCAGATCGCCGCGTTCGAGAGCTGGCTCGGCAAGCCGGTGTTCCATCGCCACGGCAGGCGCGTGTCGCTCACCGACGAAGGCCGCCGCTATCTCGCCGCGGTCGAGATGGCCTTCGACAATCTCGAGAGCGCGACCGAGCAGCTGCGCCGCACCGGCGAGACGCGCGTGCTGCGCATCAATGCGTTGCCGACCTTCGCGATGAAATGGCTGCTGCCGCGCCTGAGCCGCTTTCAGCGCGAAGCGCCCAACGTGGAGCTGAAGCTGTCGACCTCGAACGCGCCGCCGGCCGCGCTCGACGCGTTCGACGTCGCGATCCGGCGCGGCCCGGCGCGCTGGCCGAACTGCGCGAGCGGGCGGTTTCTCGACGAAAGCGTGATTCCGGTGTGCAGCCCCGCGCTGCTCAAGCGCGCGCCGATCGCGAACGCGCAGGATCTCGCGCGCCACGTGCTGCTGCATTCCGACACGCGCCCCGAGGCGTGGCGCGACTGGTTCGCCGCCGCCGGCGTGCCGATGAAGGGCCGCAAGAAGCAGTCGTTCGACCACTTCTATCTCGCGCTGCAGGCGGCGGTGGACGGACTTGGCGTGGCGCTCGGCCCGCTGCCGATGATCGCCGACGAACTGGCGGGCGGCCGGCTCGTCACGCCGCTCGACGGGCCGCGCATCGCGACCCGCAGCTACTGGTGGATCGCGCGGCGCGAGCTGGCCGACGAGCCGCTCGTCAGCCGCTTCTGCGCGTGGCTCGAAGCGCAGGCGGCGAGCACCTGA